The genomic stretch CCGACGCGCCGATGACCGACGAGGAGGAGACCGCCGCCAAGAAGAAGGGCGAGCCGGTCCACGTCCCGACGGTGCTCGGCGCCGTCACCGTCGCCTACAACGTGCCGGGGGTCGACAAGGGCCTCAAGCTCGACGGCGCGACGGTCGCCAACATCTTCCTCGGCAAGGTCAAGAAGTGGAACGACCCGGCGATCGCCGGCCTCAACGACGGGGTCGACCTGCCGGACACCGCGATCACCGTCTGCCACCGCTCCGACGAGTCGGGCACCACGAAGAACTTCACCCAGTTCCTTGCGGACTACTCGCCCGAGTGGGAGAGCGGCCCCGGCGTTGACAAGTCGGTGCAGTGGCCGACCGGCACCGGCGCGAAGGGCAACGACGGCGTCGCGGGCTGCGTGAAGCAGACCGAGGGGTCGGTGGGGTACGTCGAGCAGGCCTACGCCCTGCAGAACAACTTCAGCACCGCCGCGATCAAGAACAAGGACGGCCAGTTCGTCGAGCCCACCCTGGAGGCAACCTCGGCCGCCGGTCAGGGCGCGTCGCCGCCGGCCGACCTGCGCTTCACCACGATCAACGCCCCGGGCGCGACGACCTACCCGATCACCGCCGTCACGTTCCTCCTGGTCTACCAGGACATGTGCAAGGCCGGCATGAGCAAGGACAACGCGGCTCGCGTCAAGGCGTGGCTGGACTACGCGCTCGGCGACGGCCAGCAGGTCGCGCCGGAGCTCGAGTACGCGCCGCTCCCCGACCCGATCAAGAAGTCCGCGCAGCAGCAGGTGGACGGCCTGCAGTGCAACGGGAGCGCGATCGCGACCTCCTGATGGCCTCCGCCCCCGGCACCGTCGAGACCCCCCGCGGCAGCTCTCTGCAGCGGCCGCGGGGGGGTCGGCTTCCCGACCAGCTCCTGAAGTGGGGACTGACGATCCTGTCGATCGGGGTCATCGTCCTCATCGCCTACTTCTTCCTGCGGCTCATCGACGAGTCGCGCCCAGTCTTCGCGGAGACGGGGTTCTTCGGCTTCGTCTTCGACAACGCCTGGGTGCCGTCCAAGAACCTCTACGGAGCGCTGCCGCTCGTCGTCGGCACGCTCATCACGTCGGCCATCGCGCTGGTGATCGGCGTGCCGATCGCGGTCGCCACCGCGCTGTTCATCACCGAGCTCTGCCCGGCCCGCGTGAAGGGGCCGCTGACGGTCCTCGTCGAGATGCTCGCTGCGGTGCCGTCGGTCGTCTACGGCCTGTGGGGCTTCTTCTTCCTCATCCCGAAGCTCCGCCCGGCCGAGCAGTGGTTCTCCGACACCTTCTCGTTCCTGCCGTTCGTCGGCGGGACCGTGTCCGGCCCCAACTACTTCATCGCCGGGCTGATCCTGGCGATCATGATCATCCCGATCGTCTCGGCGATCTCGCGCGAGGTCATGGCGACCGTGCCCAGCGAGAACAAGGAGGCGGCGCTCGCGCTCGGCGCGACGCGCTGGGAGATGATCCGCATGGCCGTGCTGCCGTACTCGCGCGGCGGGATCACCGGCGGGGCCATGCTCGGCCTCGGCCGGGCGATCGGCGAGACCATCGCCGTGACGATCGTCATCGGCAACGCGCCGGTCATCGGCGACACGATCTTCTCCCAGGGCTACTCGCTGGCGGCCGTGATCGCCAACGAGTTCGGCGAGGCGGCCTCCGATCCCGTGCACCGCGCGGCGCTCATCGCGGCCGGACTCGTCCTGTTCCTGCTGACGCTGTTCGTCAACGCCGGCGCGCGGTGGCTCGTGACGCGGGCCGAGCGCGGGCAGCGGGCGGCGCGCAAGCCGGCGGCCGGGATGGCCGGTTGAGATGGCGGTGAGCTCGCTCGTCCTCCCGCCCGTCAGCGGCCGCCGCCGGCGCGCCGACAAGGCCGCCCGCGTGCTCGTCGGCGCCGGCACCGTGGCCGCGCTCGTGCCGCTCGTCCTGATCCTCTACTACCTGATCAAGGAGGGGCTCGGCGCCTGGAGCTGGGACTTCTTCACGACCGACCCGACCGGCTCGTTCCTCGGCGACCCCGGCGGCATCAAGAGCGCGATCATCGGCACGGTCCTGATGGTGGCGCTGGCCGCCGCGGTGGCGGTGCCGATCGGCGTGGGCGTCGCGGTGTGGCTCGTCGAGTTCGGCCGCGAGTCCAAGCTCGCGCTCGCCGTCCGGTACTTCATCGACGTGATGACCGGCGTGCCGTCGGTCGTCTTCGGCCTGTTCGTCTACATCACGCTCGTCGTGGGCGGGTTCGGCGGCACGTCGTTCGCCGGCTGGAAGGGCTCGATCGCCCTGGCGCTGCTGATGCTTCCGGTCGTCACGCGCTCGGCGGAGGTCGTCCTGATGCTCGTGCCGAACACGCTGCGCGAGGCGGCCTACGCGCTCGGCGCGCCACGCTGGAAGGTCGTCTTCCGGATCGTCCTGCCGACCGCGCTGCCGGGCATGGTCACCGGCGTGCTGCTCGCCGTCGCCCGTGCGGCGGGGGAGACGGCGCCCCTGCTGTTCACGGCGACCATCGTCAACGCGACGACGTTCAACATGAACGACCGCATGAACTCGCTGCCCGCCCTGATCTTCCAGGACGTCGGGCAGGCGCAGGACCGTCTCGTGGAGATCGCATGGGGCGCCGCGCTGACGCTCGTGGCGATGGTCCTGATCCTCACCGTCATCGCCCGCCTCGTGCAGAGAAGGAGCCGTCTGTCATGAACCCCGACATCCCCACTCCGGTGACCGACGAACCAACGACCGAACCGAGCCGGCCGTCGCGCCCCGTGGCGCCCTCCCTGGCGGCGGCCGCGACCCATGAGGCCCCGGCCCGGGCGATCGAGCGCGAGGCTCACGCGATCGAGCTGCGAAGCCTGAACGCCTGGTACGGCGCGATGCACTCGATCAAGGACCTCTCGCTCACGTTCCCGGCGAACAAGGCGACGGCTCTGATCGGCCCGTCCGGATCGGGCA from Capillimicrobium parvum encodes the following:
- the pstC gene encoding phosphate ABC transporter permease subunit PstC — translated: MASAPGTVETPRGSSLQRPRGGRLPDQLLKWGLTILSIGVIVLIAYFFLRLIDESRPVFAETGFFGFVFDNAWVPSKNLYGALPLVVGTLITSAIALVIGVPIAVATALFITELCPARVKGPLTVLVEMLAAVPSVVYGLWGFFFLIPKLRPAEQWFSDTFSFLPFVGGTVSGPNYFIAGLILAIMIIPIVSAISREVMATVPSENKEAALALGATRWEMIRMAVLPYSRGGITGGAMLGLGRAIGETIAVTIVIGNAPVIGDTIFSQGYSLAAVIANEFGEAASDPVHRAALIAAGLVLFLLTLFVNAGARWLVTRAERGQRAARKPAAGMAG
- the pstS gene encoding phosphate ABC transporter substrate-binding protein PstS; this encodes MRHRKLLAVACTGAVALGVAACGSDSNSSTSASTGSSGSTAASTELGGTINGAGATFPQPVYSEWANRFKKSAGTTVNYQGIGSGGGIAQFTEGTVDFGATDAPMTDEEETAAKKKGEPVHVPTVLGAVTVAYNVPGVDKGLKLDGATVANIFLGKVKKWNDPAIAGLNDGVDLPDTAITVCHRSDESGTTKNFTQFLADYSPEWESGPGVDKSVQWPTGTGAKGNDGVAGCVKQTEGSVGYVEQAYALQNNFSTAAIKNKDGQFVEPTLEATSAAGQGASPPADLRFTTINAPGATTYPITAVTFLLVYQDMCKAGMSKDNAARVKAWLDYALGDGQQVAPELEYAPLPDPIKKSAQQQVDGLQCNGSAIATS
- the pstA gene encoding phosphate ABC transporter permease PstA, with protein sequence MSSLVLPPVSGRRRRADKAARVLVGAGTVAALVPLVLILYYLIKEGLGAWSWDFFTTDPTGSFLGDPGGIKSAIIGTVLMVALAAAVAVPIGVGVAVWLVEFGRESKLALAVRYFIDVMTGVPSVVFGLFVYITLVVGGFGGTSFAGWKGSIALALLMLPVVTRSAEVVLMLVPNTLREAAYALGAPRWKVVFRIVLPTALPGMVTGVLLAVARAAGETAPLLFTATIVNATTFNMNDRMNSLPALIFQDVGQAQDRLVEIAWGAALTLVAMVLILTVIARLVQRRSRLS